TGGGCGCCGGGACGCAATTTTTGAAGATTGTCCACGACCACCCGGTCGCCGGGCTCGACGCCCCTTACAGCGCGCAGGTTGTTCAGACGCATGCCCACCTCCACGCCGCGCGAGGCGACCAGCCCCTGATCGTCCACCACGAAAACGCTCTTGCGGCCCAAGGTGTCCATGATCGCCACCTGGGGAATGAGCAGTGTTTCCCATTCCTGTTCCAGGGTCACCCGGACCCGCCCGAACATGCCCGGGCGGAGCATTCCGTCCGGATTGGGAAACACGGCCCGGGCCGCGATGCTGCCGGTCTTGGGGTCCACTTCCCGGTCAAACATGTCCAAATGGCCGATATGCTGGTAGATCAAACCCCCAGCCAGGGTCAGTTGGATGTCCAGGGTCTTGATCACGTCCTCGAAGTCGTCCCCGAAGTGGTCGCTGAGATTGAGATAGTCTTCTTCGCTGAGATAAAAGAAGAGGTGCATCGGGTCCACGGTGGATACCCGGGCAAGCAGAGTGGTCCCGGCGCTGACCAGCCCGCCCTGATCCACCAGGGCAAAGCCGATCCGGCCATCGATGGGCGAATTGATCCGGGTGTAGCGGAGCTGGAGTTCCGCCAGATTGACCGAGGCCGCGCTGACCAGGACACTGGCCTCGGCCTCCTGCTCCTTGATCTCTTTCAGGTCGAACTCCTCCTGGGAGATCATGGCCTGACGAAGCAGCGTGGCGTAACGCTGGGTCTCCTTGCGGGCCAGCTCCAGGCTGACCTTGGCGTATTCATGCTGGGCCTTGGCCTTGGCCAAATCCTGCTGGTACTGTTCCGGGTCGATCAGAAACAGAAGCTGATCCTTTTTGACCAAGGCCCCATCATCGAAATCGCGGCGCAGCAGATGTCCGTTGACCCGTGAGCGGATTTCCACGGTTTCCAAGGCCTGGGTGTTGCCCACGGCCTCCCCGTAGATGGGCACGGTCATCATCCGGGCCGTGATCACGTTCACCGGCAGGGCCGATGGCGGCCTCTGGGCAGGCGGCGAGGAATCCCCGCAGCCCGCCAAAAGCGCCGTCCCACCTAACAACAAGCAAACGCTTATCCACCGCCAAAAACGCCTTGCTCCAGAATCACTACGCATCAGGTGGACTCCTTTCCGCCGAGTCAACATTATTATCCGAGAAGTTCGGCGATTGAGGAAGCTGGTGGTCAACACAAGAATCGCCGTGAACACTTCTGATCAAGCCATTTACCATCTTGTGTGCCGTAATCCAGGAGGACAGGGTTTGCAAGGACCTGCTGGAAACACCAGCATGAATACCGTGCTTTTGGCACGATCCAAAT
The sequence above is drawn from the Desulfonatronum sp. SC1 genome and encodes:
- a CDS encoding efflux RND transporter periplasmic adaptor subunit; the encoded protein is MRSDSGARRFWRWISVCLLLGGTALLAGCGDSSPPAQRPPSALPVNVITARMMTVPIYGEAVGNTQALETVEIRSRVNGHLLRRDFDDGALVKKDQLLFLIDPEQYQQDLAKAKAQHEYAKVSLELARKETQRYATLLRQAMISQEEFDLKEIKEQEAEASVLVSAASVNLAELQLRYTRINSPIDGRIGFALVDQGGLVSAGTTLLARVSTVDPMHLFFYLSEEDYLNLSDHFGDDFEDVIKTLDIQLTLAGGLIYQHIGHLDMFDREVDPKTGSIAARAVFPNPDGMLRPGMFGRVRVTLEQEWETLLIPQVAIMDTLGRKSVFVVDDQGLVASRGVEVGMRLNNLRAVRGVEPGDRVVVDNLQKLRPGAHVAPTVISYELEDSETTLTAPVGTPVSDPTDTSVSSPSADTSPSLPSSDTSPASASREETSEETEGALGTPSDGHPGDTSDAATGQ